CGGGGTTTTCATGATCAGGCTGTTGGCATCCTGAATAAACGCGGTCTTTGCCCCGGCCATGAGCCAGTGCACCAGCATGGCCAGACCCGGGTGCTGTTCCAGGGCCGGTTCTTTGTTCAGCAAAGCCAGGACCCCGTCCCGGGTGACAGCACCGGACGGCCCGCCGGCTGCTTCGGACAGAGTTTTCATTTTTTCGGTCAAAGCAGCCATGGCATCGATGTCCGCCTTAATCTCCTCGACTGTTCTCAAAGAAAATTTTTCAGTCTTGTACATGCTGCAAAAGGCACAGTGATTCCACGGGCAGTTCCGGGTGAACCGCACCAGCAAAGAGGCGCTGCCCCCTTCACTGGGAGGCCGGTACATGCCGGTCTCAAACCGGTATTGATCAAGGGTCATGATAACTCCATATATTTGTATCATTCAATAATAATTGAAAAATAACGCATTAATGCCGGCAAGGCAAGGGCCGAGTTGCCGGGGTGGGGCTAAAACGCTTCGCTGCACAGTTTCAGAAACACACCCGGGTTGTTTTCGGCAAACGCCTTGATGGCCGGGGAAGCAAACCGGAAAAGCACCGCATCCGGCCGGGCTGAAAAGGTGTAATCAGATTCAGCGGCATGGTTTAAAACCGGTTGGATGCCGAACAGTCGGCCATGGGCGAGTTCCGACACTTCCCGGCCCGTCCGCATCACTTTTACAAGACCGCCGTGGATGTAATAACACGCATCCGGCTTTTCCTTTTCCCGGATCAGGACAGTGTTCCCGTGTTTGGGGAGGGTGACCGGCGCCACCATCTGGAACAGCTGACGTTTCTGGGAGGGGGTCAGATCATGGAACACGGGATGGCCGTCCAGAATATTGCGCATGGCTTTGCCCTGAAAAATGGACAAATGGCGCAGCGTCTTTTCGAGTCCGGTCTGCCGGATAAAAGTCTGCATGTCCTGCCGGTCGACGCCGACCAGATTCACCCGGCTTGCGGCCACGGCATCCGCGGTCCGGGGCTGGTCTGAAAACAGACATTTTTCGCCGAAAAAATCACTCCGGCTCAGTGTGGTCAACGGGGTCCCGTCTTCCATGATATCCACCTGGCCGCTGATGATCAGAAAAAATCGGTCCCCGGGGTCTCCCTTTCTGAACAGCACTTCGCCGGAAGATAAGGTCTGAGGGTCAGCAATGGACAGAAATTCCAGGGTTTTTTCCGGGGGCAGGGACCGGAACAGATCCAGGTCCAGAAACGCGCCTAAAATGTCCATTGCCGCCTGGAACGGTCCGGCGGACGGACACAGGGTCACCGTGCTGGAAAGCCCGGTGGGCGCGATTTTCAATCCCGAAGTTTCCGGCACCTGATCCCTTGCCACATGCACCAGATAAATTTTTCCGCGTACGGATGCCGGCAACGCCGTGAGCACCTTCATGGGGGTGTGAATGGGCGGCACCCCGGCTTCGTGAAAAATCACATCCCTGTCCCAGGGGAACCGGAGCAGAAAATCCCGCCGGCTTTTGCTCATGATGCCTTTTTCATGCATGATGCGGATATGGTCCGGGTCATTGCGGGTGTCCGAGCTGTAGATAAAGGTTTTCCCGGCATGGGACACCTGAAAGAAGATCGTGGGAATGGAGTGAAAGGAATAGTTGAATTCAAACATGGCCCCATGGATGTTGATGGGTTCGCCAGTGTGGATGGGGACAAACGAGAACGCTTTCTGGAGCCGGGATCGGTCGATATGGATCAGGGCCGCAGATTTCCGGATGAAACTGTTGAAAACCGTGGGGGTGGTGTACAGGGTGATTTTTCCTTCCAGCATGATTTTCTGGAGGGTCCCGCTGTCATGATCGGCATGGCAGTGGGTCAGGATGATGGCATCTAAAATTTTGGGATTGACCCCTAAGCGGATCAGGTCCACGGCCGAGTTGACCGGCGGATCCACCATGATGCCCCGCTGGTTGATCCAGATGATCATGCCGGAAGTCATGGCATCCGGGTCAAATCCGTGACCCGACCCCAGGGTGGTGATCCCGAACAGAGGCGGGGAAAACACCTGTTGGACACTGAAATCCACGGGATTGTCCGGGATCAGGGGCCGGGTGACGGGGATGGCGGCCACCAGGGTTTCCTTTTCACGGATCGTGCAGGTGCCGCGGTCATCCAATTGAATGGTCAGGTCCTGAATCCGGACGGTACCGTTCCGGTCGAACACATGAAACTGGATCACATCGGACAGGGTGAATTTTTTCCTTCGCCCGTTCACCGGCAGGGTCCGGAAATGGTCCATTTCCGCTTTGAGATCCGGAAATCCCGGTGTGGAAACCCCTTTGGGAAACTCCGCCCCAAGAGAGGTCAGGTTCCGGGGACCGAAAAGCGCTTCGGACAGAATGACCTGGATCCGCTGTTTCTGGGCCCGGGTGCAGACCACCTGGACCTTTTGTTTCAAAAAAAAGAAATGATAGTAGACTGGAAATTCCAGTTCCGCCAGGCTGATCCCTTTTTCCAGGGAAAACATGGCCCCGGGAACGACAAATATTTTCGGCACCCCGGTTGCCATGGTGTCTTTGATGGTTTCCGGCGGGATGCCGAACTGGACGGGTTCCTGACGGGTGAATATGAGCAGGCCCCCACGGGGCAGCTCCCGGACGGCCTGAATTCTGTTCATTGTTATTCTTTCCCGTTAAATTCATATCTGATCGTTTTCACATATCATTCCTGTTTCAAAGTTACAATTGGAATTGTCCGGTTCCGGGGCTGTCTTTACTTTTGAGCGGGCGTGCTTATGATTTTGCAACAGTGGCTTACTCTTCTGTTTTCCTCAAAAAACAAGGAACTGAGGAGAGGCGATTGATTGTATGACACAACCAGACACATATCCTGTGAGGATGATACATAGATGGGAAAACAGCAGCATTCAGCATTCAAAACGGCCGTGTCCGGCCCGGCGGCCGCCATGGAACTGGACCGGATCATTGTCAAAGGGGCCCGGGAACATAACCTTAAGAACATTGATGTGGAGATCCCCAAAAAACAGCTGGTGGTGTTCACGGGGGTGTCCGGGTCCGGGAAATCCAGCCTGGCCTTTGACACGATTTTTGCCGAAGGCCAGCGCCGGTACGTGGAATCGCTGTCCGCCTATGCGAGACAGTTCATCGGCCAGATGGAAAAACCCAAGTACGACACCATCCGGGGGCTGTCACCCACCATTGCCATCGAGCAGAAGGCCGCCAGCAAAAATCCCCGGTCCACCGTGGGTACCATCACGGAGATCTATGATTATCTGCGGGTATTGTTTGCCCGGGTGGGGACCCAGTACTGCATTTGCTGCGGCAATGAGGTGGGACAGGGCCACGCCCAGGGCATGGTGTCCCAGATCATGGCGCTGCCGGCCAAGTCCAAAATTCTGATTCTGGCTCCCGTGGTGGAAAATCGGAAAGGAGAACACAGGGAACCCCTGGTTGCGTTGAAAAAACAGGGCTATGCCCGGGTCCGGGTGGACGGGGTGGTCCAGGATCTGGAAAATGTCCAGACCCTGGCCAAAAACAAAAAACATTCTATCGAGGTGGTGGTGGACCGGCTGATGATCAAGGCGGATGCCGTGTTTGAGGAACGACTCACCGATTCCGTGGAAACGGCCCTGAAACTGGGAAACGGCCAGATCATCGTGCATATCCTGGGCAAAAAAGATATCAAGATGAGCGAAGCCCGGTCCTGCTGCGGCATTGCCTATCCTGAACTCATTCCCCAGATTTTTTCCTTTAACGCACCCCAGGGCATGTGCCCGGAGTGCAACGGTATCGGAACCCTGCTGTCCATGGATCCGGACAAGGTGGTGCCGGACAGGCATCTGAGTATCCGGGAAGGGGCAGTGATCCCCTGGAAAAATTATTTTATTAAAAACCCCCGGTATCCCAATGACAATTCCTGGGGCATGGGCCAGCTCACAGCCATGGAAGAGCAGTGGGGCATTGATTTTGACCGGCCCTGGAAAGACCTGCCCAAATCCCAGAGAGATCTGCTGCTCCATGGCTCCGCCACCCGGAAAATGAAGGTGAACTGGCAGTCGGACAGGATTCAGGCGGCTTTCACAAGAACCCACGAAGGCCTGCTCAACACCCTGATGCGGCGGTACAAGAACACCCAGTCTGAAAACCAGAAAAAATACTACACCAAGTTCATGACGGCGGCCACCTGCCAGGCCTGTCATGGCAAACGCCTGAGAGACGAGGTGCTTCATGTGAAAATCCAGGGAAAATCCATCATTGATGTCACGGAAATGACGGTCAAAGACGCCCATGAATTCATGTCTTCTCTGAACCTGTCCGGCAGCCGGCAGCTCATTGCGGCGGAGCTGCTCAAGGAGATCGGAGACCGGCTGGGGTTTCTGAGGAATGTGGGTCTGGACTACCTGTCGTTGGACCGCAGCGGCCCCACCCTGTCCGGCGGGGAATCCCAGCGGATCCGTCTGGCATCCCAGGTGGGGTCGGAACTCACCGGCGTACTGTATATCCTGGATGAACCCAGCATCGGCCTGCACCAGCGGGACAATATCAAACTGTTGAAAACCCTTCAGCATCTGCGGGATATCGGCAACACCCTGATCGTGGTGGAGCATGACCAGGAAACCATGGAAGACTGCGACTGGATCGTGGATATCGGTCCGGGTGCCGGGCATCTGGGGGGCCGGATCGTGGCCCAGGGCACCCCGGCTGAAATCCGGGCCAACCCGGCTTCCATCACGGGGCAATTTCTGTCCGGCAAAGAATCCATTGCCGTGCCGGAGCAGCGCCGGTCTCCGGATGCCGGAAAATGGCTGACCATTGTCAAGGCCGGTGAAAACAATCTCAAGGATGTGACGGCCCGGTTTCCATTGGGCCTGCTCATTGCCGTGACGGGGGTGTCCGGGGCCGGGAAATCCACCCTGGTCAACCAGATTCTTTACCCGGCCCTGGCCGTGAAACTGCACAGCTCCCAGATGAGCGTGGGCCGGCATGAGACCATCCAGGGACTGGCTCATGTGGACAAGGTGATCAACATCGACCAGAATCCCATCGGCCGGACCCCGAGAAGCAACCCGGCCACCTACACCAAGGTGTTTGATCCCATCAGGGATCTGTTTGCCCAGTTGCCGGAATCCAAAGCCCGGGGATACAAAAAAGGGCGGTATTCCTTTAATGTCAAGGGCGGGCGGTGCGAAGCCTGCCAGGGGGACGGATACATCAAAGTGGAGATGCATTTTCTGGCGGATGTGTTTGTGCCCTGCGAGGTGTGCCACGGCCGGCGGTTCAATAAATCCACCCTGGAAATCACGTACAAAAACCATTCCATTGCCGATGTTTTGGATCTTTCCGTGCACCAGGCCCGGGAACTGTTCGACGCCCATCCGAAAATCACCCAGATCCTGGACACCCTCATGGATGTAGGGCTGTCCTATATCAAGCTGGGACAGGCCGCCACCACGCTGTCCGGCGGGGAAGCCCAGCGCATCAAACTGGCCCGGGAGCTGGCCCGGCGCAACACCGGAGACACGTTGTATATCCTGGACGAACCCACCACGGGTCTGCATTTCAGGGATGTGAAACTGCTGCTGGACGTGTTGCAGCGCCTGGTCTCCGCCGGTAACACCGTGATCATCATCGAGCACAACCTGGATGTGATCAAGACGGCGGACTGGGTCATGGATTTAGGACCTGAAGGCGGGGCCGGCGGGGGCATTATTGTGGCACAAGGGCCGCCGGAACAGGTGGCCCTTGCTGGCGAAAGCCATACGGGCCATTATCTGAAAAAAATGCTGGCTTCCCGGATCAACCGGATTCATTGTGGGGTTGCTGAAGCGGAATCTCCCATTTTTTCATGAGTTTCCACACCAGGGTCCGGCTTTTGCCGATGCGGCGGGCCACCTCGGCTTTGTTCCAGTGGCATTGATTCAGCAGATCCACCAGGGCCTCCCGGGTCAGGTGCCGGGAGGCCTGTTCATGGGATGGGTCCGGCAAACCAGTCTGGGTTTGGCCGGCACGGGTATTCTGGATTTCAGCCGGCAGATCCGTTTCTGAAATATACGCATTTCCGCAGACCACAAAGGCATGTTCAATGGCATTTTCCAGTTCCCGGACATTGCCGGGCCATGGGTGGGCCATCAACAGTTTCATGGCCCCGGGGGACACCCCTTTGATCTGTTTTTTCTCCCGCTTGCCGATTTTCCGGACAAAATAGTCCGTCAGCAGCACCATGTCTGCTTTACGATCCCTGAGGGGCGGAATCTGGATGGTGAATACCTTGAGCCGGTAAAACAGATCTTCCCTGAAAACCCCTTGCCGGGTAAGATCCGTCAGATCTTTATTGGTGGCGGCAATGATCCGGATATCGATTTTGCGCTTTTTGGTGTCGCCCACCCGTTCGATCTCCCGTTCCTGGAGCACCCGCAGCAGCTTCACCTGCATATACGGGGTCAGCTCTCCGATCTCATCCAGAAAAATGGTGCCTGTATCCGCCTGTTCGAACCGCCCCATATGATCCTTGTGAGCCCCCGTGAACGCCCCTTTGACATGACCGAACAACTCGCTTTCCAGAAGGGTTTCAGACAATGCCGAGCAGTTGACCGTGATCAGGGGACGCTGATTTTCAGAAGCGTGGTAATGGATTGCTTTGGCCACCAGTTCCTTGCCCGTGCCGCTCTCTCCTTGAATCAGCACCGTGGCCCGGCTGTCTGCAGCGGCCCGGATCGCTTCAAATACATTCTGCATGGCAGGGCTTCTGCCGATGATGTTTCCCAGGCCAAAGGCTTCCTGCAGCTGCCGCCGGGCATCTTCTTCCCTTTTTTTTGCCAGGGACAGCTCGGTCAAATCCGTGATGGTTTCAACGATGCCCAGAATATGTCCCTGGGTATCTTTTGCCAGACGGGCATTTTTGATCACGGGGACATCATATCCGTCCTTATGCCGGACAAAACATTCCTTGGCTTCAGTGCGGCCATGGCGCAGGACCCCGCATTCGTGAATATCCGCCGGACACTGTTTGCCGTAGCACCGGCTGCATTTGAGGATATCACAGCGCTGCCCCACGGCCTCCAGGGCGGTAAAACCGGAAATTTTTTCCATGGCCCGGTTCCAGGAGGTGATAACGCCCTGGTCATCCAGGGTAAACAACCCTTCGGCCATGGTATCGATGATCTGATTTAAAAAGTGGACGTTCCACAGTTCATAGGTTTTCACAAATTGTCATGCTCCTTGCACCGGATCAAGTGCTTTTGATCTATCAATGATACACCACCCGTTTTCCCAAAGGGGCGAAACAGACCAGGGCCAGCCTGAAATGGGCAAATCCGAACGGAATCCCGATAATGGTGAGGCAAAGGCTGGCACCGGCCAGGATATGGGAGATGGCCAGCCAGATGCCTGCCAGGATGATCCACAGAAAATTGGCCAGCCCTGTACCGACCACGCGGGCTTCCCCCACATCCCGGGCATCCACCAGATCTTTGCCGAAGGGAAACGCGGCAAACCCGGCGATCCGGAATGCGGCCCAGGCAAAGGGGATGCCCACCACCGTGATGAACAAAAGCCCGCCCGTCAAAATCCACAACAGCCAGGCAATCAAGCCGCCCCCGAAAATAAACCATAAAATATTGAGTATCAGCGTCATACAATGTCCTTTGGTATCCATTTGCGGCCATTTTGCCGGGTTGTGCCCCATGATGTATTTAAAAATACAAAATTAGCACTCGGCCCTTTTTTTGTCAAACACAGGTTTTGCCGCTTCCCGGCCAAAGAGACCCTCTGGAATCCGACACAAAAAAACTTGATTTTGACGGGGTATCCCTATAGCCTATGCAGTGAATTTTGGCTGAAAATTAAAAGAGGAACCCATGAGAAATTACAAACGCAGCGTCGTGATATGGCTGCATTGATCCGGGATATGAACCGGGCCATTGCCGAAGCGGATCAGTTTATCGCACACCTGTAACCTTACCTTTACCTGCTTTTCCAGGAGAAAATGAATCATGAATGTAGACGGTAAAGAGATGCGGCCCATCTGGTTTGACCGGGACACGGAAACAGTCCGGGTCATTGACCAGCGGTTTCTGCCCCATGAGTTGATAATCAAGGACCTGACCCATGTGGACGAGGTGATTCACGCGATTCGGGAAATGGTGGTGCGGGGAGCCCCTCTCATCGGTGCCACCGGTGCTTTGGGGGTGTATGTCATACTGGTCCAGAAAGGAAACCGGGGAATGGATGACGCCTGGTTTTCCTCCCAGTGCGACGACCTGAAAAACGCCCGTCCCACGGCCACGAACCTGCGCTGGGGCGTCAACCGGGTCCAGGCAAAAGTGATGGAAAAGACCTCCCATGAAACGCGGATTCAAGCCGCGCTGGATGAATCTTTGGCCATTATGGAAGAAGAGGCGGATAACTGCCGGAAAATCGGGACCCATGGACTGGAACTGATCCGGGAAACAGCCGATCGAAACCCGGGCCGGCCCGTGAACATTCTGACCCATTGCAATGCCGGATGGCTGGCCTGCATCGAATACGGCACGGCCACCGCCCCCATCTACGCGGCCCATGATGCGGGAATCCCGGTCCATGTGTGGGTGGATGAAACCCGACCCTTAAACCAGGGGGCCCGCCTGACGGCATGGGAACTGGGCAAACACGGGGTCCCTCACACCGTGATCACGGACAATGCCGGGGGGCATCTGATGCAGCACGGCCGGGTGGACCTGGTGATCGTGGGCACGGACCGGACGACCCGGACCGGAGATGTGGCCAACAAGATCGGTACCTATCTCAAGGCCCTGGCGGCCAGGGACAATGATATCCCTTTTTACGTGGCCCTGCCGGCCTCCACGTTTGACTGGGACCTGACCGA
Above is a window of Desulfotignum balticum DSM 7044 DNA encoding:
- a CDS encoding cAMP/cGMP-dependent 3',5'-cyclic-AMP/GMP phosphodiesterase, which gives rise to MNRIQAVRELPRGGLLIFTRQEPVQFGIPPETIKDTMATGVPKIFVVPGAMFSLEKGISLAELEFPVYYHFFFLKQKVQVVCTRAQKQRIQVILSEALFGPRNLTSLGAEFPKGVSTPGFPDLKAEMDHFRTLPVNGRRKKFTLSDVIQFHVFDRNGTVRIQDLTIQLDDRGTCTIREKETLVAAIPVTRPLIPDNPVDFSVQQVFSPPLFGITTLGSGHGFDPDAMTSGMIIWINQRGIMVDPPVNSAVDLIRLGVNPKILDAIILTHCHADHDSGTLQKIMLEGKITLYTTPTVFNSFIRKSAALIHIDRSRLQKAFSFVPIHTGEPINIHGAMFEFNYSFHSIPTIFFQVSHAGKTFIYSSDTRNDPDHIRIMHEKGIMSKSRRDFLLRFPWDRDVIFHEAGVPPIHTPMKVLTALPASVRGKIYLVHVARDQVPETSGLKIAPTGLSSTVTLCPSAGPFQAAMDILGAFLDLDLFRSLPPEKTLEFLSIADPQTLSSGEVLFRKGDPGDRFFLIISGQVDIMEDGTPLTTLSRSDFFGEKCLFSDQPRTADAVAASRVNLVGVDRQDMQTFIRQTGLEKTLRHLSIFQGKAMRNILDGHPVFHDLTPSQKRQLFQMVAPVTLPKHGNTVLIREKEKPDACYYIHGGLVKVMRTGREVSELAHGRLFGIQPVLNHAAESDYTFSARPDAVLFRFASPAIKAFAENNPGVFLKLCSEAF
- the uvrA gene encoding excinuclease ABC subunit UvrA, which produces MGKQQHSAFKTAVSGPAAAMELDRIIVKGAREHNLKNIDVEIPKKQLVVFTGVSGSGKSSLAFDTIFAEGQRRYVESLSAYARQFIGQMEKPKYDTIRGLSPTIAIEQKAASKNPRSTVGTITEIYDYLRVLFARVGTQYCICCGNEVGQGHAQGMVSQIMALPAKSKILILAPVVENRKGEHREPLVALKKQGYARVRVDGVVQDLENVQTLAKNKKHSIEVVVDRLMIKADAVFEERLTDSVETALKLGNGQIIVHILGKKDIKMSEARSCCGIAYPELIPQIFSFNAPQGMCPECNGIGTLLSMDPDKVVPDRHLSIREGAVIPWKNYFIKNPRYPNDNSWGMGQLTAMEEQWGIDFDRPWKDLPKSQRDLLLHGSATRKMKVNWQSDRIQAAFTRTHEGLLNTLMRRYKNTQSENQKKYYTKFMTAATCQACHGKRLRDEVLHVKIQGKSIIDVTEMTVKDAHEFMSSLNLSGSRQLIAAELLKEIGDRLGFLRNVGLDYLSLDRSGPTLSGGESQRIRLASQVGSELTGVLYILDEPSIGLHQRDNIKLLKTLQHLRDIGNTLIVVEHDQETMEDCDWIVDIGPGAGHLGGRIVAQGTPAEIRANPASITGQFLSGKESIAVPEQRRSPDAGKWLTIVKAGENNLKDVTARFPLGLLIAVTGVSGAGKSTLVNQILYPALAVKLHSSQMSVGRHETIQGLAHVDKVINIDQNPIGRTPRSNPATYTKVFDPIRDLFAQLPESKARGYKKGRYSFNVKGGRCEACQGDGYIKVEMHFLADVFVPCEVCHGRRFNKSTLEITYKNHSIADVLDLSVHQARELFDAHPKITQILDTLMDVGLSYIKLGQAATTLSGGEAQRIKLARELARRNTGDTLYILDEPTTGLHFRDVKLLLDVLQRLVSAGNTVIIIEHNLDVIKTADWVMDLGPEGGAGGGIIVAQGPPEQVALAGESHTGHYLKKMLASRINRIHCGVAEAESPIFS
- a CDS encoding sigma-54 interaction domain-containing protein; translation: MKTYELWNVHFLNQIIDTMAEGLFTLDDQGVITSWNRAMEKISGFTALEAVGQRCDILKCSRCYGKQCPADIHECGVLRHGRTEAKECFVRHKDGYDVPVIKNARLAKDTQGHILGIVETITDLTELSLAKKREEDARRQLQEAFGLGNIIGRSPAMQNVFEAIRAAADSRATVLIQGESGTGKELVAKAIHYHASENQRPLITVNCSALSETLLESELFGHVKGAFTGAHKDHMGRFEQADTGTIFLDEIGELTPYMQVKLLRVLQEREIERVGDTKKRKIDIRIIAATNKDLTDLTRQGVFREDLFYRLKVFTIQIPPLRDRKADMVLLTDYFVRKIGKREKKQIKGVSPGAMKLLMAHPWPGNVRELENAIEHAFVVCGNAYISETDLPAEIQNTRAGQTQTGLPDPSHEQASRHLTREALVDLLNQCHWNKAEVARRIGKSRTLVWKLMKKWEIPLQQPHNESG
- a CDS encoding YccF domain-containing protein — its product is MTLILNILWFIFGGGLIAWLLWILTGGLLFITVVGIPFAWAAFRIAGFAAFPFGKDLVDARDVGEARVVGTGLANFLWIILAGIWLAISHILAGASLCLTIIGIPFGFAHFRLALVCFAPLGKRVVYH
- the mtnA gene encoding S-methyl-5-thioribose-1-phosphate isomerase; the protein is MNVDGKEMRPIWFDRDTETVRVIDQRFLPHELIIKDLTHVDEVIHAIREMVVRGAPLIGATGALGVYVILVQKGNRGMDDAWFSSQCDDLKNARPTATNLRWGVNRVQAKVMEKTSHETRIQAALDESLAIMEEEADNCRKIGTHGLELIRETADRNPGRPVNILTHCNAGWLACIEYGTATAPIYAAHDAGIPVHVWVDETRPLNQGARLTAWELGKHGVPHTVITDNAGGHLMQHGRVDLVIVGTDRTTRTGDVANKIGTYLKALAARDNDIPFYVALPASTFDWDLTDGIREIPIEERDPDEIRYVRGWHDDAMIQVRITPMDSPAANHAFDVTPARLVTGFITERGVCDASESAITALYADRFKND